The genomic stretch GGGTAAAACTGAATTGCCGCATGCACCTTTTAATATGTATAAAGAAAAGAAGGAGATTCTTTGTACAGTGGTTAAGAATTGTAGGACACCTGATGGTTGTGCATCAAACTTTTcgaggtgtgtgaacatgaaaGAATTGACATTGACTGGCCTCAAAAGCCAGGACTGCCATGTTATTCTACAAGACATCCTTCCTGTGGCACTTTTACACTGCTATCCAGTAAAGATGTCATGATAATAGTTGTTGAGCTGGCTAATTTCTTCAAGAATCTATGCTCCAAAGTGTTAGATGTCTCTGAGCTTGACAAACTGCAAGAGAGTATTGTGAAGACACTTTGTAATATGGAAAAGGTTTTTCTTCCATCGTTTTTTACTGTCATGGTACATTTAATGGTGCATTTAGTTGAAGAAGCTAAACTTGGTGGCCCGGTGCATTACAGGTGGATGTACCATCTAGAGAGGTATTCTACTTTGATTGATTTGTTATTTTCCACAGTGCATCTAAGTATGTGATTTGATTTATTGTTTCCCATTATGCATATAACATTGTTGTTTTATGATGTTCAGATCATTTGTTTGGCTAAAGTCACTTGTGCGCAATAGAGCTTATCCTGAAGGTTCTATTGCTGAAGGATATACTGTTGAAGAATGCTTGATCTTTTGTTCAAGATTTCTAGAAGGAACCACACGTTTCACAAGAACATCTAGGAGCCCTGATCCTTCAGATAATACAAAGGGCATGTACATGTTTGATAGTGTTGGTGAGCCAATTGGAAAGGCTGTCACTATAGGCCAGTTGGACGATCAGCTTCTAGTTCAAGCACATCGATTTATCTTGCGACACTCTGATGAGCTTGATGATCTCCGTAGGTGTGCTTCAATGTTGTCTcctatttcttttatttttcacAAGTTGGAAAAAATCATGATGTTATTTGTCTTATTATTACAGAGAATTTCTGGACCAAGAGAGGAGGAAACCAGGTAACTGAAATTTGACGGATGATGACTATGAGGATTTGATTGGTAGACACTTTGCTGACTGGTTGGAACAAAAGGTATAATTCACCTTTAGCATGTTCCTTCACTGTAGTTCCATGTGAACTCAATGTAACCACTCTTACATACAGGTTATACTAGATGATGGACCGGATATCACAGAAAAGATAAGAGCATTAGCCGCAAAACCAAGCAAATGCGGGGTGCGCTATAGTGGCTATATAATTAATGGTTTCAGGTTTCATACTATCAGTCGCGAGACAGGACACGTGACACAAAATAGTGGTGTCGTGAACCTTGCTGAAAATGGCGTGTCCTATTATGGTCGGTTATCTGACATCTTCGAATTGTCATACAAAGATTACAAGGTGGTCTTCTTTAAATGTGATTGGTATGATGTTCATCACAAAGCTGGTATTATAAGAGATGAGTTTGGATTCACTCATGTGAACTTCTCCCGAAAAATACGTAGAGGGGAGAAGTTAGAGGATGAACCTTTTGTATTTTCTTCCCAAGTGGACCAGGTCTTCTATATCCAAAATCCGAGAAGTGAGAATTGGAATACCATGGTGAAATTCAAACCTCGTGATATTTTTGACATGGGTGGAGAACCATCTTCAGATGAAACAGAGTAGTCTTTGTGTTTTTAGCTTGTTATCTCCAGCTAAGATATAGGTTGAGCAATTGTCATCCATGCTCCTAGGTAGAATTACTCCAACATAATTATTCTAGCTGGGTGGATCTTCTTCGGAATGTATGTTACTTTGTGATGAACGAGCCTATGGTCTTTTTTTTAATGTGTATGTTCCCTTTTGTTATGAATGAGTTGTATGGCTGTCCGTTCTTTGAACAATTTTTTAACTTTCACTGACAGTACTACTGCTAAATTTTGGAACCTTCTGATAAAGTGTGCTTCAGGTTAATTTGTCCTGATTGGATGCTTCTTTGTGCTAGTTTATAGAAAAGGAAAGTAGTCTAGTCAATATTTCAATAATATTTTGCAAGTGCATGACATCGACTTTGCACGATTGACATCCCAGTTAACCAGAAAAAATTATAGTCAACAAATATGGAGAAACTGGAAAATCATAAAAATCAAACGCAGTATGGGATATTTGGTGAAATCATTGAAGTGTTACAGTAACTAGTACATTTCTTTTGTTATTTTTAAAATCCTTGAAACGGCTACATATGGCCGTTGACTTTTATAAAAATTTAAATTTTTTGGGGggaaaatcaaatttgaaaatgtttgcgatcttgaagaaaaacatgaaCTTGAAAAGGATTCACGGCTTctgaaaatgttcatgaatttgaaaaaagttcaccaatTCAAATAAATATAATCACGAACTAAAAAAAtcaatttaaaaaatattcatgaccTTTAAAAAATTTGAGTATTTGAAAAAGTTTCGTGAATTGGAAAATGGTTTATGGTTTCAaagtttttttgcaaaaaaatgaTTTTTTCACAAATTAGGGAACAATTCACAAATTCAAGAAATGTTTGTGAACTTGAAATTATTgtgaatttaaaaaatgttcacggtTTGAAAAAAACATTCACGAATTAAAAAAATTGGGAATTCTAAAcaaaagttcacaaatttggaAGAACCTCAAGAATTTGAAAAATAAGAAAGAAAGggaaataaaaaaatagaaaggaaaaataaataaaaattaaaacaaaaggtaaaaaataaaagataaaggaaaaaaggaaaaccCAGGAAAATATAGTAAAACCCGGCCGAAATAAACCTAAACAAGATAAAGATAACCGACTTTAAAAAGCTAACAAAGCTTCTGATGCTTCCTAGAACCCAAGCAAGGAAGCTTTTGGGGGCCTCGAAACCAGGGAGCAAGAGGGAGGTTCGCGCTTGTGCTTTAATTGGGCCGGTTATTTGTAACAAAAACAGCATGTGGCGAGATGCTGCAACCGGCCACGCCGAGAGCTGGAAATGGTGATGGTGGCCCTGCTGGATGCTCGAGCTAGCCACACGGTTTGCTGGAATCGGTGTGGCAGGTTTATTTCGGACCAACTGCATTTTTTGCTCCAACCGGAGTTGGGTATGGACTACGACCGGCGGCATGAGATGCTGGAAATGAGTGGCGGCGCGGTGCTTCAAGTGAGGTACTACGTTGATCACTCCTACAAGGATAAATGAACACGGGGACTGAGAAGCCTACTCCGGTCGATGTGCCACATTGAAGCAGTGTCGGTCTGTCTGCCCTGGCTATTTAAGTACGACGCAAACGCCGGCCAACA from Triticum urartu cultivar G1812 unplaced genomic scaffold, Tu2.1 TuUngrouped_contig_234, whole genome shotgun sequence encodes the following:
- the LOC125526930 gene encoding uncharacterized protein LOC125526930, which codes for MVHLMVHLVEEAKLGGPVHYRWMYHLERSFVWLKSLVRNRAYPEGSIAEGYTVEECLIFCSRFLEGTTRFTRTSRSPDPSDNTKGMYMFDSVGEPIGKADLIGRHFADWLEQKVILDDGPDITEKIRALAAKPSKCGVRYSGYIINGFRFHTISRETGHVTQNSGVVNLAENGVSYYGRLSDIFELSYKDYKVVFFKCDWYDVHHKAGIIRDEFGFTHVNFSRKIRRGEKLEDEPFVFSSQVDQVFYIQNPRSENWNTMVKFKPRDIFDMGGEPSSDETE